One genomic region from Desulfurispira natronophila encodes:
- a CDS encoding leucyl aminopeptidase, which yields MTLQYSTDSHALKCQLVRPSDLDSLSQSSALKKMGFFAKPKDTVILASGDDLLLFVGLEEKSSDRFLTAGAVALKAARKARHSFLHFSTFNDATEARDCALGAALASYTYRDTKSPNPEEQDFNLEGIYTDSHEQSFQEGLAIGLSMNLSRRLGDLPGNIATPTYLADTAQQLAQTWGFEVKIIEEAEAESLGMGSFCSVARGSDQPGKVIILRQRSGSDEPPVLLVGKGLTFDSGGISIKPSAAMEEMKYDMCGGAAVLGTFDLIGRLGIKKDVVGIIPATENMPNGNANKPGDIVKAYNGTTIEIINTDAEGRLILCDAIAYGAKTYQPSCIADIATLTGACVVALGSHAIGVISNDDELASTVTNAAQKYQERLWQLPAFDEYDEQLRSDYADIQNVGGKEAGTITAGLFLRRFVPKGTPWVHLDIAGTGWDGKKEYFHKKGATGSGVRAFYGLITNK from the coding sequence ATGACCCTGCAATATAGCACCGACAGCCATGCACTGAAATGTCAACTGGTTAGGCCCTCTGATCTCGACTCACTCTCCCAATCAAGCGCTTTAAAAAAAATGGGTTTTTTTGCCAAACCCAAAGATACTGTCATATTAGCAAGTGGCGATGATCTTCTCCTTTTTGTCGGACTTGAAGAAAAATCTTCCGACCGATTTCTTACCGCAGGAGCTGTCGCTCTCAAAGCAGCCCGTAAAGCCCGTCATTCCTTTTTACACTTCTCAACATTCAACGACGCAACCGAAGCCCGTGACTGCGCCCTGGGTGCTGCGCTGGCATCCTACACCTACCGAGACACAAAAAGCCCAAATCCCGAGGAACAAGATTTTAACCTGGAAGGCATTTACACTGACTCACATGAGCAGTCATTTCAGGAAGGACTTGCCATAGGCCTCTCCATGAATCTGAGCCGCCGCCTGGGTGACCTTCCAGGCAATATTGCCACTCCTACGTATCTTGCAGATACGGCACAACAGCTGGCACAAACCTGGGGATTTGAGGTTAAAATAATCGAAGAAGCAGAAGCCGAGTCTTTGGGTATGGGATCTTTTTGTTCCGTCGCCAGAGGCAGCGACCAGCCAGGAAAAGTAATTATTTTACGTCAGCGCTCAGGTTCCGATGAGCCACCAGTACTCTTGGTAGGCAAAGGACTGACATTTGATAGTGGCGGCATATCAATTAAACCGTCGGCTGCAATGGAAGAAATGAAGTACGACATGTGTGGTGGAGCAGCTGTGTTGGGAACCTTTGACCTCATTGGGCGCCTGGGCATTAAAAAGGACGTTGTAGGTATTATTCCAGCCACAGAAAACATGCCTAATGGAAATGCCAACAAACCAGGTGACATTGTCAAAGCCTATAATGGTACTACTATCGAGATAATCAACACCGATGCAGAAGGGCGCTTAATACTTTGCGACGCTATAGCATATGGGGCAAAAACCTATCAGCCAAGCTGTATTGCCGATATTGCCACACTGACTGGTGCCTGCGTTGTTGCACTGGGCTCCCACGCCATTGGAGTAATCAGCAACGACGATGAGCTGGCCAGCACCGTCACCAATGCCGCACAAAAATACCAGGAACGCCTGTGGCAACTTCCCGCATTTGATGAGTACGACGAACAGCTAAGAAGCGACTACGCCGACATTCAGAATGTGGGAGGCAAGGAGGCCGGTACCATCACCGCCGGACTTTTCCTGCGCCGCTTTGTACCTAAGGGAACCCCATGGGTGCACCTTGATATTGCCGGAACGGGCTGGGATGGAAAAAAAGAGTACTTCCATAAAAAGGGAGCAACTGGCAGCGGTGTTCGGGCATTTTATGGTCTTATCACCAATAAGTAG
- the dut gene encoding dUTP diphosphatase produces the protein MPHPAGLLEELRNGSGGVNGVKLLFQKLEHIYKLPAYQSAGASGMDIYAASDEVLPVAITIAVPTGFAIAIPPGYEAQLRARSGLALRHNIVLPNAPGTIDSDYRGEVKILMLNLGSEKYHIRRGDRIAQMVIAPVIQAMPTAVKVLPTTDRGEGGFGSTGRQ, from the coding sequence ATGCCCCACCCTGCAGGACTACTTGAAGAGCTGCGAAATGGAAGCGGCGGGGTAAACGGCGTGAAGCTCCTGTTTCAGAAGCTGGAACATATATATAAGCTGCCTGCTTATCAAAGTGCTGGAGCCAGCGGTATGGATATTTATGCCGCTTCGGATGAGGTATTGCCTGTGGCCATCACCATTGCGGTACCTACGGGCTTTGCCATAGCCATACCCCCAGGATACGAAGCACAACTGCGTGCCCGCAGTGGTCTGGCATTGCGGCATAATATTGTACTACCCAATGCGCCGGGTACCATAGATAGTGATTATCGTGGCGAAGTAAAGATACTTATGCTCAATCTGGGGTCAGAAAAATATCATATCCGTCGCGGGGATCGCATAGCCCAGATGGTGATTGCCCCTGTGATCCAGGCAATGCCGACTGCTGTAAAAGTACTGCCGACAACCGACCGGGGAGAAGGTGGATTTGGCAGTACAGGCAGGCAGTAG